The Cheilinus undulatus linkage group 21, ASM1832078v1, whole genome shotgun sequence region TGTCCATAACGTGGTACTGCAGGCAGCTGTCCCTAAGGTAAACATATTTAAcgctcttttgtttttattacagcAGTGGGAAGTCCTCCACCTGCAGAAGTTTCTATTTGGTAATTCTCCAGGTCTCACAATCATGCTTTTTAGTTTTCTTATTAATCATCGTAGAAGAATGAGACTTCAGCAAAATAAATTGTGACTCAGATTTTAATCAAAGCATAAACACGCCATGCTGTCTGTTTAATCCTCCTTCAGTCGATGAAGGTGAAGCTGCAGCCTCCATCAGGAACTGAACTGGCTCCTTTTAACCCCATCCTCCCTCCAGCCTCCATCACACAGATCATGCTGCTGGCAAATCCAACCAAGGTATGAGGCAAAAGCTCTTATCTTATTTTACATAAAAGattcatttcactttaacagtttgcaaaaaaatgcaagttgCATCAGTGTTCTGTTGCAGGATGTTTGATTGGCAACTAACCTGAAAACACTGCCTTGAATTTATTCTACCATTGTGTCTTCTTTCATTCAAAGAAAACCATATTTTGATTGGATGTTGATAAAGTTGTGCATTTTCACAGGACAAGGTGCGTCTACGCTACAAGCTAGCTTTCTCACTTGGAGATCGACAGTGCAACGAGGTCGGGGAGGTGGACCAGTTCCCCCCTCAGGACATGTGGGGTCGTCTATAGCAGCGTGCTGGCGTGCGATCGCTCAGCAAGGACGGAGACATTCATACTTCATGAAGGGGTGCGTTTGTTTACATTCACCCCTGAGAGAAACGAGGTGAAGGTCGGGGAATCAAGCTGCAGCTCCACATTCCTTATAGATGTTTGTTTTACCAGCCGTTCCTTTAACTGGAAGTGAGAagcttcttttatttatttatgcagcGCTTGTATTATAATCTGCAGAGAGCTAACGCACTAAAGATAAACACTGAAGACTACGACAGAGGAGATGTTTACAGGGCAGTGCTACTGAGATAAATATTCCAAAGGATTTTACCCAAATAAAAGGAACAAATTTAAATATACTATAGATATTTAATGCTTTAGAGAAGCATTACAGAGATAAATCAACCTCTAATCAAAATCTGTTACTAACAGAGTAAAGAGAGAacagctgtgcttttatttacCTTGTAGTTGGAATATCATGTAGAAAAATACTTGAATTTATCTAGAATTTTAAAAGGGATCTTAGACAGGAGCGTATGAGTCGAAGTTAAAGGTTATTTACAGATAAATGCCAGAGTCATTACTGCAGAACAATAtttgacttttctttgtttgttacTTTAATAATTCAGCTTTTTGACATTGTTCAAGCCTGTTTTCCGTGAGTTAACAAGTGTTAAATTGTGTTGTAATGTACGGAAGCCCGAAGTGGACACACATTTGTAAATTTTACTTATGTTTTCCTGTgtaatttctgctttttttcctgatatcttggcttaTATCTGTCTACATATTAAGATAGGACAGCTGATTTTcctttgccactttattttccagagatcttgagaaattgaCCCAGTATCATGGGTAATCCAGTGTTATCCTGaagaaataagataaataagatCATGTTTACACATGAATTCCAGCTAAAAACAAACCTGTCAGAGAGGAGAacaaaggcagtaaaatctacTTCATGTGTCCTCTTTGGGCTTCCATAGTAAAGGCAACCAACTGcactttaaaaattcttttttgAAGTTATCATATGCCATTCTAATCTCTACTTATATTATGTGATTATCTTCTCTTTATGAAGGCAGATTTTTCACCATAAAACAGTTGGTGTCCATGTTTTCGGTTCATATTTCAGATGTTAACTTGTCTACCGGTGtcagtatttgtattttatttatttctgttagTATTTCAGTGCATCACTGaaccttaaaaatgtgaactaaaAGTTTAGATCAGTCGCTCTAAAGGGAAAACTGAGCAGATTTATAACTACAGAGCAGAAGAGCTGAGAGGAGTTTATCATGAAATCAGTCCTCCTGATCCTCCGTTAAACCCTCCTAGACTCGTCGTGATGTGGGACGTACACACGTCTGTGTTAAATGTACATAGTTTCAAATGTAATGTACCttttgtttgttgtatgatGAGTTATGTGAAGTTGTGACGTTCAGGTTCTGGGAGAGTGTACATACTGTATGATGTGCCACGTGTTCGCTGCATGACAATAAACGGTTCTGTAAAAAGGATGCCTGATGTTTGAATTATTCTAACTTTTAAAATGACCAGGAGgcaaagtcagaaaaaaacacattaagaaAAGAGATTTATTACTCAGGGTTTATATACAgtacaaaaatgcaaaagaagagtTTGGTTTTCTTTAGGCTTCCACAGTTCCCTCTTTGACAATCGCCATCGCCAGATTCCTCGCCAGGGCGAGTCTCAGGAGCTCCACCTTCGTCACCTCAATGTCTTCATCCTGAAGTTCAGAAAGGGGAAAACTGGGTTTTCATGAAAAGTGACAGGTTTCAAGTCCCAGAAAGCACTTTAAAAGAGACTAAAAGAAGACAAGAGAGCTTTCTGTGTACAAAACTCAAAGGTCGTTGCCATGGCGGCCCTTCAAACTCGACGTACTTAAATAGCACAGAAACAGGTTTCGTCTCACATAATCAAAAGTAGTTCCTGAAAAGCTGAACAAATCTGCCACAAGATTAGTGTGAAACATCCCCTGTGTTCCCATGGTATAATATGTCCAAGCTCACAGGTATGACAGTgaagctgttgtcatggtaacccATTAGTCGCCATGAAAGAGGAAGTAGTCTTGTGAAGGGATTTAAAGGGCTTGTGCTGCCATGAAAATTGGTTGGGACAGGCacagtgaaaaatgtaaaagatgCATATGGGTTTAGCTGGTGGGCGTGGCTTAAtggctcagtggcgccccctataaaatttcaaaaaaatcagCCCTTGCACCACATGCAACCTAGAAATTTGCAATTTGGGACACATATTCAGCATAAcaggacctacaaaaaagcctcttgacTCTatgattttttaagttttactttaaagtttgaatgtAATTTCCGGGGAATCTTCTAGAATTAACTTTTCTAATGGAGTCTTCTGATCCTCTTGAAATTTGATCTGCAGCTATAAgatttgctgctgctgtgttagTGCAGAAAACAACCCCAGCCGTTACACAGGGCATGGCTGCAAACTGACTCAGTGCCGTCATTACTGGAAATACTGCATATTTCACTGGGCCACCTTTATCAACACAAAGCAATATTTTTATGGCACGCTTTAGTCAGCTACACTGTGTACTTTCATTTCATGCATGCAAATCAGCAGCTGTGCCACAAGCCTATGTTGCACCAAACCCCGATGTGTGAAGGTGCGAGGGCCCACTCACGCTGcctgcagccctagttttaatTTAGTTATTACTAAAATTGTAAGTGCACTGTCTTTATTCCACAAGGAAGTCCAAACTGAGGGTCTGTTAGAAAAGTCTAAAATTACTCCCAGTCCTTTCCTATTCACTTTTCTTTAACCCTAATGACAAGGAAAGGAaagggtcaaggaaaggtggaAGTGATGCCCGTTTTAAGCTTGACGCATCTGCAGTGTCCATGTCAAACGAAATGTAAAATCTTAAGACACGCCTCTTTGAGGAGGTCCTGTGCGGCGATTTTTCACCTGGCCACGCACATCTTCAAAACTGTAACAGACGCAGCAGACAATTTTGTAAGTATTAGATCAGTctctttttgtccctttttacaTAGAAACTTCAGCCGATACACACTCCAGTTTCCTCCAACAGCTGTGCATGTAAGCAGGAACCACGTGAGCTTATAGATGAGATATTTAGGGCTGCAGGAGCTACATTTGTCTGTGGAAATCTAATAATTCTCAGCTGATGTCTTAGTTGTAACGCCACTGAGCTAGcaaagtgtttttgtgtttatatttgcaGGGAAATTACTCTGCAACCCCATCATGGCGATGGAAAGAGGAATTCAGAGATGAATCTTTGGTGCAACCTTATATTATAGCTTTGTCAAAGGTTTGCATACCTGCATGGGTTTGTCTGTGCCGGCAGCCGTGGTGTTCAGAGACGAGGTGAGCTCCTCTAAACAAAACATCAGCTCATAGGTTTGGTCTGCAGAGAAGATCAcctaaaaaatatgacaaatcaAATGTAGTTCAAGCAGCTCATATGATCTAAGTctgaaaaagctgaaaaaaataatttattatgcATCTAAAATGCAGTCACAGTTAATGCAGCTTTTTCAAATTTATCCaagttttgaaaatttaaaataaacttccAAGAATTAGGGCAAACTTTATTCTAAAGCTGCAAAATATATATTGATTGATCATCTGTAAATTAATCTTATGACAAAATATTCTCTGGTTGgttttcaaactctataaataTGAACATTTACTTGTTTTCTTTATCTTAAATGACAGTAAACAAAATATCTTCAGATTTTTCATCTAAAGGACACTATCTGCAATTTGACAATTACATATGATGACAAAAATCTGTATGGAATTTGAGAGCAAGGGCAGACAAATTTACAAAGGATAAAAACTGTCAGTTGCAGCCAATGTTTTTgcaataaagtttaaaatatgatcaattgtttaaacaaaacaaaaaaatacaaattaaaaataaagcacaatGTATTAAAAAAGTCCCTTTTCCTCTGAAATCAGTGATATACATCTATGTAACTAGATAATGCCTGTTTACTGATCATTATGTCATGATAATACTGGTTTCCTTTTTGCTCATTCCCTCAgtaaactgaacatttttacaCTGATTAACCTCCTTCTGCTCCAGCAGCGGCAGAGCGTCGGTCAGCAGAGTCATCCAGAAGCTTCTCGGGGCGATCTTTGCCGTCATGAGGGAGAGGAGCAGCTTCGCCGCCTCACTGAAGCGCTTCTCCCCGTACAGCTTGTGAAACTCCCGGTACTTCCCTAGATATAAAAACAGAGCTCACATTTCATACTGGAACACTGACCTGTGCTGAAACGTTTTAACCTGGAGGGCACCGACTTtgaattttttataaaatatatcTCCTCCAGTTTAAAGATTGTACCACAGGTAGAACATGAATTTCTGTACAACACGTTTGTGAGACTGCATCTTTTTTCCACTGATATTCCAGCAGAAAACACACTGTCACATGCTGCCTGCATTAAGCAGAGCAGtacaaacctttatttatatcTCAGCATGAACACACGTCTCTGTGTCTGAGTCTCATGTCTAACAGAGTCTTTAAGGGGAAGACGTGCAGAGGCGATTCGGTCTGACTGAATGCTCCTTTACTTGATGTGTGAATTTAATTTGTGAAACACGACAGCGGTCGAGTCACAAGTTTAGCAGAGCTGCTAATGAGAGCCGCATGATACTGGATAAAAATGAGGGCTGTCACTAAACCAGACTTTTAATCTTTGATATGACACCAGTAAAAATtatgtcattatttatttatttttagattttagagTATTTACAACCTTAGTATATGTCAATATTtatgaaacaaacagaaaacttcACTCAGATATGTATGCATGTTTGcctgagtttgtttttcttacctAGGAATGTGAGCCTGTCACTGAGCAGCATTGCTGGACCCAAATTGTCAATCAGGTCCAAATCTGAGAAGGTTCCTTTGGAGCAGTAGTCCTGCAAGAACCTGAACCACAAATACAGATACATATGACTGGACAATTAGGAAAATGCTCAAGTCCATTTCACATTTAGAAACATCTTAAAGATCACTGTGAAGAGAACGTACCTCTCTGAAATGAGGGTGGCGAATGCTGCATCTTTGGCCCTGATGCTCCACGAGAGAGCTGAGCCCAGTCTGTTGTTCCTCAGAGCCCGCATAGCCATGATTTTGCAGATACTCCGCACTGAATCAGGACAAAAAACATTAGTTTAAAGTCTGTTTGTGCGTATACGAGGGCAGGTTTCTACTAAAGAAGTGGCATCGAGGAGAGAAAGTTGTACCTTGTTCTGACATTTGCCTCTGCTCACAGATTCGAAGCACTTTCAGGGCTTTGCGCTCTGTTTCTAAAGGAACCCGCTCGATCTGCAGCTCCAGGTAGACTCGACCAAACTCAGGGCAGTGATCAAAGTAATCCACGGCCAGCTGCCACAGACTTAGCacaaataacacagaaaacatgctgCAAAATCAGGTATTATGCTCATAATATCAAAAATGACAGATAATTCTTCAAATAATTATAAATACATAATATTTAAGGCTCCACAGTGCTCCTCTAATGGTGCAAAAAACTTAAATACCTCATATGTGCCTTTAGATAACTCAAAATCTTACGAAGACTATTAATTTTCATCACAGTCATTTTTCTCATATCAAACTTAAGTGCATTATACCTGTGATGAGTGAAAAGACCAGAAGCGTACTCTAACAGGAGAAACTCCCTCAAGTTGGAGCCaaaactgcaaacaaacacaccaCAAATACGTGTTAAATCTTCTCTGAATTAGGGTTTTAATCTCGTTATCCACAGATTAGAAGTGCAAAAGCAGCCAAACTAAGTCCTTACTGTAGATTATGAGACTGGAGGAGTTTGCAATGATCCAACAGATCTGTCAAATGGGCCACAAACCACCAGTTGTTGAGAGCTATGCTGATAAGacggagaagaaaaaaaagggttggAGGAGTTGCAGACTGTAGTCACAGGCATGTCTGTGGCTTGCAGAAACTGTAAACCTTAAATCTAAGGTGTTACCTGCAGTCCTTGATGACCTGATGGATATCAAACTCAAAGGCAGCCAGTAAGATGCTGTCAAGGGGCTCTGGGACGCTCCTCGGGTCCAGGAACATCGTCATACAGGACTGCAGCAAGAATGCAAAGCAAATAAACACTGAATAAGAGGAATCTTAGTGGCAATGACTATGATATCTAAGTTTTTCAGCAGTTTATATTGTAGTATACCTGTGCATAGAAGTGCAACTCTGTAGGTTTGACTGTTGGGTGGCAGAAGAGCAGTCTGGTGACCAGGAAGTGATACCAAGTGCTTAATAGGCCTTTATGCTCCAGCATAGTGTCTTCATCCCCCACTAGGATctaaaattatggaaaaaaagcCCAGTAGGTCATTAGTAGGAACcttcttttttaagatatatttttggcctttttatgcctttatttagagaggaggacagtggatagagccagaaacagggacaaaagtgtaggggagagacatgcaggaaagaagctgcaggctggacttgaacctgggccacccacCTCATGTAGGACTTCAGAGGTGGGCCTTCCCTACCAGGAACCTTTTTGTTGTGAGGGCACAGGACTAACTTCAGAAGCACTGCAACCCAGAACTACTTCTGGATTGCACATTGACTCATCACTAAACAGAGTGACAGTGCAATTTCACAGCtcatataaatacaaaaatgctCTACAAGCTCATTCATGTTAAAACAAGGATCTCTGCTGAGAATACATAATCTAGCACAGATTAATTTAATtcctacagccttgaatttctcatgtattGGCTCATATAGCGCAGTGTGTCCTGCTTACATGCATAGCTGCTGGAGGAGTTTATGTGCTGAGGTTAAAAAGGACAGATAAAATCATTCCCAAAATTCACAGCATTAATATGAATATTCAACAAGACTtccatttcacatttatctgcttgccACACTCTTAAACCAGCTGCCTGTGACTTGCCGAGCTGAATTGCAGGCAACATCATTAAACGGCCTGATTTGAGCTGCAACCACTAAGTTCAGACAGCTACCACTGTCGCCAGCAATGTTCGAGAACCGTCTTGTTGCACagtgaatctttggtctggaCTGGGCTTGAAGCAAAACGTCACTGACCTTGCAGATAAGCTCCAGATGTTTATTACTAGCGAATGAATTGTCCTGCAGGCAGCGGTCCACCTCCTCGTGCCAGATCCTCCACTTCACATCAAACTCTGTCAGTGTCTGAGTGCCACCAGGCTGAAGGAACACAACAATTACAGTGATGAAGGGACTTTTCTGAAACTACATGTTATGTAGGCTCAGCAAACAAGGCTGAAGCACATGCTTCATAAGGGAATGCAgctaaaaatgctttaaatgtctACGTTTATAAAAGGTGTTGCACGTGGGCGATTTCTACACTAACTCTGCCCTCACTGTGTCAGAgaaataaagttttcttttaacTTGTAAACAGCTTACACTAATAAGCCAGGCACTCTTATACACATTTTTAAGCAGTAATATTCATAGCTAGCATCAATTcatgtgcaaaaaaacagatgaaataaaataatcccCAAGcaattttgttttatgttgcaTTTATGTGCAATGTTACTCTTTGGAGTTGCACAACATGCTACTTGATGTATCAAACGTGAATCTGGTGCATATATGCTGTTATGCAATTGTATGAAATATGTAATTCTGCTGATGGCCTAGAGCTTAGATTGCACAAGAGTTGTATGTGCAGGGCCTAATTTAAAGTCCACTCTTAATTAAGGCATAGATATGgaaacatttctgccacttccaaagaaaatgtggaagtagggcaattattttaaaaaacgatacataagtcataattatgagataaaatgtcatcatttttatctcttcattttggtttttatctcggaattttgacattttactcataattatgactttttcactcttaattatgactttttatccaatcatttcaactttttatctctgCATTTCAACTTTTCACTcagaatttcaactttttatctcataatgacTTTTTCCTCACAATTTCTACTTTGTatctgataattttttttttctctaattttttttaaaattttatcccataatttctACTTGTTctcataattattactttttatcccataatttcaactttttatctcataattattacttttttatctcataattattactttttatctcataatttcaactttttatttcataattatgacttaggattttttttttcaagaattacCTTgcctttacattttttctttttcatttggcaaaaatgggcttctataaatacatttttttgttttgttttttaaagaaatatttaacttgttttttagatgttttaattACTTTATTTAGACAATATCTAACAGGGGAAACAGACAAAATAGTTAATGGTCCTAATCTTGCAGCTTTATACTGTATAGTCCTACACTTGTATTGTTCATTAATATGGACTGTCCCTgcttaaataaacatttctatattattatcattagctAAGGAGCAGCTAATATACTTCATTAATCCATGAGAGGAGAGTCATTATGCTGTTTAGACAAGCTTCAAACATACAGaagtaaaaaatatatgcaCATGCACAGAAAGGACTCTATAAGGACATCAGCTTATGAAGAGATGTGTCAGAGAGGGGGGCTGCAGATCCAAGCAGCTGGGGCcgtctagggcagtggttctgaACCGTGGGGTCGCAGTGCATGGATGAAGGCGAAACAAAGCAGGGATGTAAATAttacagctttaaaaagcaCTGTGAACTGGACTTGGGATACCGTCACCCTTTCAACTGACTAAAGCTACAGCAAGACAAACATTAAAGGATGATCTTACATTGTAGAACGGCATCTTGCTAAGCAAAGTGTCCATCAGCTTGTACATGTTCCTGGCAGCAGGCTGCAGGGTGGCCTGCTTCACCAGCATCTGTCTGGCCTCTTCCAACCTGCCCTGCAGCACATAACTCACCACCTGCAAGGACATTTGAGAACTAATATTTTAATCTGtatcagacaaacacaaaggAGGGGTTAAATGCAGGGGATCAGTCTGTGTTGTGgctttgtaaaaaagaaaacttcagTTTTAAGTCGGGCTGTGCAGCTAAGATAGTTTCATTATATGAacatttgtgtgtgcatgtgctgcCTTACCACATCCCAGTAGTCATGGTGCTCAGCAGGACTCTCACTCTGCAGCACCTCTCTGGCCTTTTCATCCACATCTGCCTTGTGTAACCTCACCCAGTCCAGGAGATGGAGCAACAGGGACCCAGCTGAGGACACAACAACATAGACTCACTACTGGCTTCTTTTGTTTTAGCTCTTATCTAGGACTCACGGTCTAgtaataaaatgtataaagagaGTAAATATATGAGACTCTAACCTGGAGCAGCATCGATGAACAGCACTTCACACAGATTCCAGATCAGCTCAATGGCCAACAAAATTGAAACCTGTCAGATCAAAACAGAAGCAAAAGTTGGCACTATGTCTGTGAAGAAGTTGTATCTTCTACTAAAGCACTCTAGCTGAAATTCTATAACTGTGCAAGCATGCAAGTTTTCTTATTGTCATATGCATGTTCAAAGtgagagaacatttttttacttCCAGGACTGTCAGACATTAGACATTGGAGAACAAAAAGTTGACAAAATCATATGCTGCAAAGAAGCCGCTTAAGTGACTTAAAAGTGAAAGAATGTTTACATATAGAAACAAATCCAATAAAAAGAACtgtaaattatatatatatatatttaatgcAAACTGGACAGtgattttaaattctaaaaatattctttatgaATTTTCAAGAATCTGCCAAAACTTTGGCTCCTGACTACAataccacagaagaagaaaaacctAGAATTATTTTTAAGCTGCAGCACCAAACCTGTGTACCATCAAAATGACTGCATTACTGTGAACTCCAACATTTAATTTAATGCAAATTGTGCATTACTATGCAGCACTGAACCTTTTATAAGCTCTTCTTAAAAactaatgggggggggggtcatttGTTAGTctacatttaaagtaaaaacactAAAGAAGAGATGCACAAGTAGTAGGACATACCTGGTTTCCATATTGTGTTGCCACATCTGCAACTTTTGtagaaactgcagaaaaaatagTCGGTCAATTTGATTAGACATCCaatggaaaatgtttaaaatcattgAAATAATTATGAAAATTATAAATAGTCTTACCGGCAGCTTGCTGAAGCTCCTCCATGCAGGCTCGTATGACAGATCTGTAGTTTTTACTGATGCTGACAAATCTAAAAAGCAAGATAGAGATAATTTCTGATAAGAGGtcattttgcaaagtttgaaccagtcttttaaatgtttctgcttGGGATACATCATTTTATTTGGCTCTCTTTGCAAATATCATCCATCAACTATCTGTTATGTCCAATAAAGTTTATGTTGTCATCTGGTACAGAAtcaaattggatttttttttacttggtaGAGGTAGACCAATTAGACAAACTCTGCCctgtttttatggtcaaacagagaaaatttTGCATACAAGGACTTACAACAAAAGAAGTGGTGGAAAAACATCATTACAGGAATTGACTAAATTGTTATGTTAAACATGAGTATCAACAATTATCAAAGTCCAGTACTGGGgggcagatggcctagtggtttaagacGCGCC contains the following coding sequences:
- the nup85 gene encoding nuclear pore complex protein Nup85 — translated: MEEVDVEPAVTNIPAASDGKHLGFAWGPGDILTYETIYKSSGGTGSASSFIHEVRKDEDIYSPILRKLFNESHHIFVGLQTIREDLPSKNKKPQFVSISKNYRSVIRACMEELQQAAVSTKVADVATQYGNQVSILLAIELIWNLCEVLFIDAAPAGSLLLHLLDWVRLHKADVDEKAREVLQSESPAEHHDYWDVVVSYVLQGRLEEARQMLVKQATLQPAARNMYKLMDTLLSKMPFYNPGGTQTLTEFDVKWRIWHEEVDRCLQDNSFASNKHLELICKILVGDEDTMLEHKGLLSTWYHFLVTRLLFCHPTVKPTELHFYAQSCMTMFLDPRSVPEPLDSILLAAFEFDIHQVIKDCSIALNNWWFVAHLTDLLDHCKLLQSHNLHFGSNLREFLLLEYASGLFTHHSLWQLAVDYFDHCPEFGRVYLELQIERVPLETERKALKVLRICEQRQMSEQVRSICKIMAMRALRNNRLGSALSWSIRAKDAAFATLISERFLQDYCSKGTFSDLDLIDNLGPAMLLSDRLTFLGKYREFHKLYGEKRFSEAAKLLLSLMTAKIAPRSFWMTLLTDALPLLEQKEVIFSADQTYELMFCLEELTSSLNTTAAGTDKPMQDEDIEVTKVELLRLALARNLAMAIVKEGTVEA